From one Halothece sp. PCC 7418 genomic stretch:
- a CDS encoding tetratricopeptide repeat protein: MQTIMFEDIASAIAQQDYTTATQLIDTLKQEHPDHPWLTFYTAQVEAAQGNLEGAKEIYQKLLQECSNRKLLLQIREALRQLETAESESQQSAIAQALAQPGGKDTAVFILSALPLEEKQQAAQTLAKTFSIDPYNARLQIPSRGWRLFRIGEKGALSYYSEALQKKNVPCFCVPLNALDRLNVLQVQYFRTQEDRVIARCVNAKGQEGTFEFQWSDIQQQVQGRVPIFEEIITKDKKGKPTSKRQTLDYVQFCDLHLFPEQTILRLCDQKYQFQQSAPLTDTIQKGETITRNWLQLLNYLEEKMPEIQRWGDFTPFGESAIAFSQTLQQITSHIDLKRRYETSWDAAFQLYSGLVFFKGESDLKQP, encoded by the coding sequence GACACCCTCAAACAAGAACACCCTGACCATCCTTGGTTGACCTTCTACACAGCACAAGTGGAAGCAGCCCAAGGAAACCTAGAGGGCGCAAAAGAAATCTATCAAAAACTCTTACAGGAGTGCAGCAATCGTAAACTCTTATTGCAAATTAGAGAAGCTCTGCGTCAATTAGAAACCGCAGAAAGTGAAAGCCAACAAAGCGCGATCGCGCAAGCCCTAGCCCAACCAGGAGGAAAAGATACCGCCGTTTTTATTCTCAGTGCGCTTCCCTTAGAAGAAAAGCAACAAGCAGCACAAACCCTCGCCAAAACCTTCTCCATTGACCCCTACAACGCTCGCTTACAAATTCCCAGTCGAGGCTGGCGACTCTTTCGCATTGGAGAAAAGGGAGCACTCTCTTACTATAGTGAAGCCTTACAAAAGAAAAATGTCCCCTGTTTTTGTGTCCCCCTCAACGCCCTTGATCGCCTCAACGTTTTACAAGTTCAGTATTTTCGCACTCAGGAAGATCGCGTTATTGCTCGTTGTGTTAATGCTAAAGGTCAAGAAGGAACATTCGAGTTTCAGTGGTCTGACATCCAGCAACAAGTCCAAGGGCGAGTTCCCATTTTTGAAGAAATTATAACCAAAGATAAAAAAGGGAAACCAACCTCAAAAAGGCAAACCTTAGACTATGTTCAGTTTTGTGACTTGCATCTTTTCCCAGAACAAACTATTCTGCGGTTGTGCGATCAAAAATATCAGTTTCAACAAAGTGCGCCCTTAACCGATACGATTCAAAAAGGAGAAACCATCACCCGCAATTGGTTACAGTTACTCAATTACTTAGAAGAAAAAATGCCTGAGATTCAGCGCTGGGGAGATTTTACCCCCTTTGGCGAAAGCGCGATCGCCTTCTCCCAAACCTTACAGCAAATTACATCCCATATTGATCTCAAACGACGGTATGAAACCAGTTGGGATGCTGCCTTTCAACTTTATAGCGGTTTGGTCTTTTTTAAGGGAGAAAGCGATCTAAAGCAGCCTTAA
- a CDS encoding metal-sensing transcriptional repressor → MTENASPQAENRESSHSHPHSDFDSHPHVHSEESLRRIVNRLSRLEGHIRGVKTMVSESRPCPEVLMQIAAVRGALDRVARMILDEHLSECITRASKEGNIDTELEELKAALDRFLP, encoded by the coding sequence TTGACTGAAAACGCTTCTCCGCAAGCTGAAAATAGGGAAAGTTCTCACTCTCACCCACACTCGGATTTTGACAGCCATCCCCATGTCCACAGTGAAGAGTCGTTACGGCGCATTGTCAATCGTCTCTCTCGTTTAGAAGGACATATTCGCGGGGTAAAAACGATGGTTTCGGAAAGCCGTCCTTGTCCGGAAGTCCTGATGCAAATTGCTGCGGTGAGAGGGGCGTTAGACCGAGTGGCGCGGATGATTCTGGATGAACATTTGAGCGAGTGTATCACTCGGGCTTCTAAAGAAGGCAATATTGATACTGAATTGGAAGAACTTAAGGCTGCTTTAGATCGCTTTCTCCCTTAA
- a CDS encoding DUF2499 domain-containing protein produces the protein MHALSIPTWIVHVSSVAEWILAIWLIWRYGEITGEKKWWGLSLAMFPALISAMCAVTWHWFDNAEALDWLVIMQAGTTLLGNTTLCAAAWWIWRTAESSASR, from the coding sequence ATGCACGCACTTTCAATTCCCACTTGGATTGTTCATGTTTCTAGTGTTGCTGAGTGGATACTCGCGATTTGGTTAATTTGGCGCTATGGAGAAATTACGGGAGAAAAGAAATGGTGGGGATTGTCTCTAGCCATGTTTCCCGCCCTGATTAGCGCCATGTGTGCGGTGACTTGGCATTGGTTTGATAATGCGGAAGCCCTAGATTGGTTAGTGATTATGCAGGCGGGCACAACCTTATTAGGGAATACAACCCTTTGTGCAGCAGCTTGGTGGATTTGGCGGACTGCTGAGTCTTCTGCGTCGCGTTAA
- a CDS encoding NifU family protein — MADTKLALTPENVEKVLDELRPYLMADGGNVDLVEIEGPIVKLKLQGACGSCPSSAMTLKMGIERRLREFIPEIAEVEQVLN; from the coding sequence ATGGCTGATACTAAACTCGCCCTCACCCCAGAAAACGTAGAAAAAGTGTTAGATGAACTCCGTCCTTATCTCATGGCAGATGGCGGTAATGTCGATTTAGTTGAAATTGAAGGCCCCATTGTCAAACTGAAGCTGCAAGGGGCTTGTGGCTCTTGCCCTAGTTCGGCAATGACTCTTAAAATGGGCATTGAACGCCGTCTGCGAGAATTTATTCCAGAAATTGCGGAAGTGGAACAAGTCTTAAATTAA
- a CDS encoding site-2 protease family protein, with product MFNNSETLATGAIILIAVLILVWGFNRARPYGKIGILSWLQSVVLMAPWLLFFGLFAAGIYLNLVGVLLLLLTSTGIYIYLGSRLRAAGQDVMLRQQANERLREKQSFAQENSEEDSPDNAEAEAASGATKPPIPEEDLKTIQGLFGIDTFFSTETIPYQDGAIFKGNLRADPDQVYQQLSQKLHAALGEKYRLFLVESPENKPVVIVLPSTNDPQPSTTSQQILAIVLMVVTAVTSVEAFSLLLGFDLFNNWERFQEAVPFAVGLAIILGSHEVGHRVIAQRYGIRLSLPFFIPSLQIGSFGGITRIESLLPSRTVLFELALAGPAVGGLVSLLMLVAGLILSQPGSLFQVPTQFFQGSILVGSLAKVVLGSQLQESVVDVHPLTVVGWLGLVITALNLMPAGQLDGGRIVQAIYGRKTARRTTVATLIVLGIVAITNPSNPIPLYWGILILFLQRSLERPSLNELTEPDDARAALGLLALFLMLATLIPLSPGLAGKLGIGM from the coding sequence ATGTTTAATAACTCAGAAACTCTCGCCACGGGCGCAATTATCTTGATCGCAGTTTTAATCCTCGTTTGGGGGTTTAACCGCGCTCGACCTTATGGAAAAATTGGTATCCTGTCTTGGTTACAGTCCGTTGTCCTGATGGCTCCGTGGTTACTATTTTTTGGTTTATTTGCAGCAGGAATTTATCTGAACTTGGTGGGAGTTTTATTGTTGTTATTAACTTCCACTGGGATTTATATTTATTTAGGAAGTCGTCTGCGGGCAGCAGGTCAAGATGTGATGCTTCGCCAACAAGCCAATGAGCGGTTACGAGAAAAACAGTCTTTCGCTCAGGAAAATTCAGAAGAGGACTCCCCAGACAATGCCGAAGCAGAAGCAGCATCTGGAGCGACCAAACCTCCCATTCCCGAAGAAGACTTAAAAACCATCCAAGGTTTATTTGGCATTGATACCTTTTTCAGTACAGAAACCATTCCCTATCAAGATGGGGCAATTTTTAAGGGGAACTTACGAGCGGATCCAGACCAAGTTTATCAACAACTCTCTCAGAAGCTGCACGCTGCCTTAGGTGAAAAGTATCGTCTGTTTTTAGTGGAAAGTCCCGAAAACAAGCCAGTCGTGATTGTTTTACCCAGTACCAATGATCCGCAACCGAGCACCACGAGCCAGCAAATTCTAGCGATTGTTTTGATGGTGGTAACTGCGGTGACAAGTGTCGAAGCCTTTAGCTTATTATTAGGGTTTGATTTATTTAATAACTGGGAACGGTTTCAGGAAGCGGTTCCCTTTGCCGTTGGACTGGCGATTATTCTGGGGAGCCATGAAGTGGGTCATCGGGTTATTGCTCAACGATACGGCATTCGTTTGAGTTTGCCCTTTTTTATTCCCAGTTTACAAATCGGCTCTTTTGGTGGGATTACTCGCATTGAGTCTTTACTTCCTTCGCGAACCGTTTTATTTGAGTTAGCCCTCGCCGGTCCTGCTGTGGGTGGACTCGTCTCCCTACTGATGTTGGTGGCTGGTTTGATTTTGTCCCAACCAGGAAGTTTGTTTCAAGTTCCCACCCAATTCTTTCAGGGATCAATTCTCGTCGGTTCTCTTGCCAAAGTGGTTCTCGGATCGCAGCTACAAGAATCGGTGGTGGATGTTCATCCCTTAACTGTTGTCGGTTGGCTGGGGCTGGTGATTACTGCGCTGAATTTAATGCCTGCTGGTCAACTTGACGGGGGGAGAATTGTGCAAGCCATCTATGGGCGAAAAACCGCTCGCCGAACCACAGTTGCGACTTTAATTGTTTTAGGAATTGTGGCGATTACGAACCCCAGTAACCCGATTCCTCTTTATTGGGGCATTTTGATTCTATTTTTACAACGCAGTTTAGAGCGTCCTAGTTTAAATGAATTAACTGAACCCGATGATGCCAGAGCAGCGTTAGGACTGTTAGCATTATTTTTGATGTTAGCCACTTTGATTCCTCTCAGCCCTGGGTTAGCCGGTAAACTTGGCATTGGAATGTAA
- a CDS encoding ribonuclease Z: MEITFLGTSSGVPTRSRNVSSVALRLPQKSEIWLFDCGEGTQHQLMRSDLKSSQIRRIFITHMHGDHTFGLPGLLASTGLAGSKGQVDIYGPPDLKEYLKACTRYSHTYFANRVQVHTVEPGVVFENEDFTVTCHPLKHRVPAFGYAVMEKDRPGRFNVERAKALGIPPGPIYGRLKKGETITLDNGRRVAGKDLCDPDEPGRKFVYCTDTVFTESAIDLAKNADVLIHEATFAHQDAEMAFERLHSTSTMAAQVALEANVRQLIMTHFSPRYAPGNPLQLNHLLEEAQAIFPQTCLAYDFMAYEIPRQRQFGSVEKVDKLA; this comes from the coding sequence GTGGAAATTACTTTTTTAGGAACAAGTTCTGGTGTCCCAACCCGATCGCGCAATGTGTCTAGTGTTGCCCTTCGGCTTCCGCAAAAGTCGGAAATTTGGCTATTTGATTGTGGTGAAGGGACACAACACCAATTGATGCGTAGTGACCTCAAATCCTCTCAGATTCGCCGTATTTTTATTACTCATATGCACGGCGATCATACCTTTGGTTTGCCCGGATTACTTGCCAGCACAGGCTTGGCGGGAAGTAAGGGACAAGTTGATATTTATGGCCCTCCCGATTTAAAGGAGTATCTCAAAGCCTGTACACGCTATTCTCATACCTATTTTGCGAATCGGGTACAGGTTCATACGGTAGAACCAGGCGTTGTGTTTGAAAATGAAGATTTTACAGTCACTTGTCATCCCTTGAAACACAGAGTTCCCGCGTTTGGTTATGCAGTGATGGAAAAAGACCGACCAGGGCGTTTTAATGTGGAGAGGGCTAAAGCCTTAGGCATTCCCCCAGGTCCGATTTACGGTCGCTTAAAAAAAGGAGAAACGATTACTTTGGATAACGGTCGTCGTGTTGCTGGAAAAGATTTATGTGATCCTGATGAACCAGGCCGTAAGTTTGTTTATTGTACTGATACGGTCTTTACAGAAAGCGCGATCGATCTGGCTAAAAATGCAGATGTCCTGATTCATGAAGCGACTTTTGCTCATCAAGATGCGGAAATGGCATTTGAACGCCTGCATTCTACTTCCACTATGGCAGCACAGGTGGCTTTAGAAGCAAATGTCCGACAACTGATTATGACCCATTTTAGTCCCCGTTATGCCCCTGGCAATCCTTTGCAACTCAACCACTTACTGGAAGAAGCACAAGCCATTTTTCCCCAGACTTGTCTCGCTTATGATTTTATGGCTTATGAAATTCCTCGGCAACGCCAATTCGGATCTGTTGAAAAAGTCGATAAACTAGCTTAA
- a CDS encoding nitronate monooxygenase family protein: protein MTTLPSLQIGNHVAQSPIIQGGMGIRISGARLASAVANAGGIGIISAVALGFGSSYFDPKQRGKRNIFEANRLALIDELKKARELSPHGLIGINSMVAGQDHETLVRTAAENGANLIIAGAGLPLHLPAYTQDYPDVALVPIISSPRAAKVICRKWQRQHRRLPDAFVVENPNSAGGHLGAKKEELGEPNLSAEQVIPELIRYLREELQVEIPVIAAGGIWDRSDIDRALSLGASGVQMGTRFITTDECDADWKYKAYHRDAKPEDVVIVPSPVGLPGRALKNPFAERAIAQSPDLDKRCFGSCLQVCSCRDQREHYCIARALDKAARGDVENGLIFAGSNAGRADCITPVAELMAELVN from the coding sequence ATGACTACACTTCCAAGCCTTCAAATTGGTAATCATGTCGCTCAATCCCCGATCATTCAAGGGGGAATGGGAATCAGAATTTCTGGTGCTCGTTTAGCCAGTGCTGTCGCCAATGCAGGCGGTATCGGTATTATCTCTGCTGTTGCTTTGGGATTTGGTTCATCCTACTTTGATCCCAAGCAACGGGGTAAACGAAACATTTTTGAAGCCAACCGTCTCGCTTTAATCGACGAATTGAAAAAAGCCCGTGAACTCAGCCCCCATGGTCTGATTGGCATTAACTCCATGGTTGCAGGACAAGACCATGAAACTTTGGTGAGGACAGCAGCAGAAAATGGGGCAAATTTGATCATTGCGGGTGCAGGGTTACCATTGCATTTACCCGCCTACACCCAGGATTATCCTGATGTTGCCCTAGTTCCCATTATTTCTAGTCCCCGAGCAGCAAAAGTGATTTGTCGCAAATGGCAACGTCAACATAGACGCTTACCCGATGCGTTTGTAGTGGAAAATCCCAACTCGGCTGGGGGTCATTTGGGGGCAAAAAAAGAGGAGTTAGGAGAACCGAATTTAAGTGCAGAACAAGTTATTCCAGAATTAATCAGGTATCTGCGAGAGGAGTTACAAGTGGAAATCCCTGTGATTGCTGCGGGTGGGATCTGGGATCGCTCGGATATTGATCGCGCTCTCAGTTTAGGAGCAAGTGGCGTGCAAATGGGAACTCGCTTTATTACCACAGATGAATGCGATGCCGATTGGAAATATAAAGCCTATCATCGCGATGCCAAGCCAGAAGATGTGGTGATTGTTCCTTCCCCCGTTGGGCTTCCTGGACGCGCCCTGAAAAATCCCTTTGCTGAACGCGCGATCGCGCAGTCTCCTGATTTAGATAAACGTTGTTTCGGCAGTTGTTTGCAAGTGTGTAGTTGTCGCGATCAGAGGGAACATTATTGTATTGCCCGTGCTTTGGATAAAGCAGCCCGTGGCGATGTAGAAAATGGCTTAATTTTTGCGGGGAGTAATGCGGGACGTGCTGATTGCATTACTCCTGTTGCAGAATTAATGGCAGAGTTGGTGAACTAA